A genomic region of Venturia canescens isolate UGA chromosome 7, ASM1945775v1, whole genome shotgun sequence contains the following coding sequences:
- the Arl4 gene encoding ADP-ribosylation factor-like protein 4C, with the protein MGAGMGRNGTSGGGLLEALPTGTPLHVAMLGLDSAGKTTALYRLKFDQYLNTVPTIGFNCERVRGGIGKAKGVSFLVWDVGGQEKLRPLWKSYTRCTDGIIFVVDSCDAERLEEAKMELTRTARSPDNAGVPILILANKQDLPGAKEVGELEKHLGVLELAGSPGTSCIRVQPACAITGEGLHEGLDTLYQLILKRRKLAKLNRKRAR; encoded by the exons ATGGGTGCCGGGATGGGTAGGAACGGTACGAGCGGCGGTGGTTTGCTCGAGGCACTACCCACGGGTACACCGCTCCACGTTGCAATGCTCGGCCTCGACAGTGCTGGAAAAACAACTGCACTCTATCGTCTAAAATTTGATCAATATCTCAACACGGTGCCCACCATTGGCTTCAATTGCGAGAGAGTTCGCGGCGGTATTGGAAAAGCCAAAG GCGTCAGCTTTCTCGTCTGGGACGTGGGTGGACAGGAAAAGCTTCGACCTCTTTGGAAATCTTACACGAGATGCACCGACGGCATCATTTTTGTCGTCGATTCTTGTGACGCTGAGAGACTCGAAGAAGCTAAAATGGAGCTAACGAGGACCGCGAGAAGTCCTGACAATGCTGGAGTCCCGATACTCATACTCGCCAACAAACAGGATCTTCCCG GTGCGAAAGAGGTTGGTGAGCTGGAGAAGCATTTGGGTGTTTTGGAATTGGCAGGATCGCCTGGAACGTCGTGTATAAGAGTACAGCCGGCGTGTGCGATAACCGGTGAGGGTTTGCACGAGGGTCTCGACACGCTTTATCAATTGATCCTTAAGCGACGTAAATTGGCCAAGTTGAATCGTAAGAGGGCGAGGTAG